A single region of the Planctomycetota bacterium genome encodes:
- a CDS encoding threonylcarbamoyl-AMP synthase — protein sequence MPAEIIKIDIKNYRTGILSNVARVLSGGGLVVFPTETVYGLGTNANIPSAVKRLYEAKNSPETRPFTIHLASADDVYCHTSTVPRLALRLMKAFWPGPLTLVLPDSKGGWVGLRVPNHIIAQDLIKLSKVVVIASSANLADRPAPADAQTVIKTLNEQVDVIIDAGPSKIGVSSTVVKVTADNKFEIMRQGSITEDNIRRLTYKMIVFVCSGNTCRSPMAMGLFRKMLAARLKTPVSKLEENGYKIISAGTSAIYNSPASGTAIELMKENDVDIRNHLSQPVTLSMLEEADEIYVMTRGHFTTLREWAPLITERMKLLNQDGNDIEDPIMTGKEGYRKCADKIQNALEKIIC from the coding sequence TTGCCAGCAGAAATTATTAAGATAGACATTAAGAATTACCGAACAGGTATTTTATCCAATGTGGCAAGGGTTCTTTCAGGAGGCGGTCTGGTGGTGTTCCCGACCGAAACCGTTTATGGACTCGGCACGAATGCCAATATCCCTTCGGCCGTAAAACGGCTCTATGAAGCAAAAAACAGCCCTGAAACCAGGCCTTTTACCATTCATTTAGCGTCCGCCGATGATGTTTATTGCCATACCTCGACCGTGCCCCGACTGGCGCTTCGTCTGATGAAGGCGTTCTGGCCCGGACCGCTGACGCTGGTCCTGCCTGATTCCAAAGGCGGCTGGGTTGGTTTAAGGGTGCCTAACCATATTATTGCGCAAGACCTGATTAAACTCTCTAAAGTGGTGGTGATTGCTTCAAGCGCCAATCTTGCAGACCGGCCCGCGCCGGCTGATGCCCAAACAGTTATAAAAACATTAAATGAGCAAGTTGATGTTATTATTGACGCCGGTCCATCTAAAATAGGCGTCTCTTCCACGGTTGTCAAAGTTACAGCGGATAACAAATTTGAGATAATGCGTCAGGGTTCTATCACTGAAGATAATATCCGGCGCCTGACTTATAAGATGATTGTTTTTGTCTGTTCAGGTAATACCTGCCGCAGTCCGATGGCCATGGGATTATTCAGGAAGATGTTAGCAGCCCGTCTAAAAACACCCGTCTCAAAACTGGAAGAAAATGGTTATAAGATTATTTCAGCCGGCACATCGGCAATCTATAATAGCCCGGCTTCGGGCACGGCCATTGAATTGATGAAGGAGAATGACGTGGATATCAGGAATCACCTTTCCCAGCCGGTGACCTTGTCGATGCTTGAAGAGGCGGATGAGATTTACGTAATGACCAGGGGGCATTTTACCACATTGAGAGAGTGGGCGCCGCTTATTACGGAACGGATGAAGCTTCTTAACCAGGATGGGAATGACATTGAAGACCCGATTATGACCGGGAAAGAAGGCTACCGAAAATGTGCCGATAAAATACAAAATGCCTTGGAGAAGATTATATGTTAA
- the kdsA gene encoding 3-deoxy-8-phosphooctulonate synthase: MRIKISDAIIGDSRLFLIAGPCIIENEKLTFQIAEALKNIASETRIPFIFKASYDKANRLSHRSYRGVGLKKGLEILAKVKKQLDIPVLSDVHCKEDVKQAAGVLDIIQIPALLCRQTDLLIAAGKTGKPVNIKKGQFLAPEDIIYLIEKVKSTGNNKIIITERGTSFGYHNLVNDMRAIPVMKAFGYPVIYDATHSAQIPGGAKGKSGGNRQMIPYLARAAVASGADGVFFEVYPQPDRALCDGPNSLALKDLPGLLSTLIQIKRTVS, translated from the coding sequence ATGAGAATAAAAATAAGTGATGCCATAATCGGAGATTCCCGGTTATTTCTTATTGCCGGGCCCTGTATAATCGAGAATGAAAAACTCACCTTCCAGATAGCCGAGGCGCTTAAAAACATCGCTTCAGAAACCAGGATACCTTTTATCTTTAAGGCGTCCTATGATAAAGCCAATCGGTTAAGCCACCGCTCATATCGCGGAGTTGGTTTAAAAAAGGGTTTAGAGATACTTGCTAAAGTAAAAAAACAGTTAGATATTCCGGTGCTTTCTGATGTCCATTGCAAGGAAGATGTAAAACAGGCCGCCGGGGTTCTGGATATAATCCAGATACCGGCGCTTTTGTGCAGGCAGACCGATTTGCTGATTGCCGCCGGTAAAACCGGTAAGCCGGTAAATATCAAAAAAGGCCAGTTTCTGGCTCCCGAAGACATAATCTATCTGATAGAAAAGGTAAAAAGCACTGGTAATAATAAGATTATCATTACGGAACGGGGCACCTCATTCGGTTATCATAACCTGGTCAATGATATGCGGGCCATACCGGTAATGAAGGCGTTTGGTTATCCGGTGATTTATGATGCCACGCACAGCGCCCAAATACCCGGTGGGGCAAAGGGTAAATCCGGCGGTAACCGGCAGATGATACCGTATTTGGCGCGGGCTGCGGTAGCATCCGGGGCAGATGGCGTGTTCTTTGAGGTCTATCCTCAACCCGATAGAGCGCTCTGCGACGGCCCGAATTCCCTGGCCCTCAAAGACCTTCCCGGGCTTCTTAGCACACTTATTCAGATTAAACGGACTGTTTCTTAG
- a CDS encoding HEAT repeat domain-containing protein — protein MNSKPFIAVILALSTLLASCSYSNQLKQRDDRTMELEQKIAVLAKEAYDLNQRFNKQQKDMESLRFEMGVLRKELMEMRSPSLSPEQSQTERLTKLLQELANPSCDTNKLAFELRKFGKRSVLALIEALKKPDPDYHTRVELVFSGLLVDDATPLLLPSLKDLSLRISAARILGNLKNYSVVDELSGYLSGDDDDFIFAVAEALVKLKDKRGVPVLIDFLKKSDPNKRAIAFSLLSKIAGVTLDYKYYSNESELSSGTKRWEEWWLKNSPTFMFPPDD, from the coding sequence ATGAACAGCAAGCCTTTTATAGCAGTAATATTGGCACTCTCAACGCTTCTGGCCTCCTGCTCTTACAGTAATCAGCTTAAGCAGCGGGATGACAGAACAATGGAATTGGAACAGAAAATAGCCGTTCTCGCCAAAGAGGCATATGATTTAAACCAGCGTTTTAATAAACAGCAAAAAGATATGGAGTCGCTCAGATTTGAGATGGGGGTCTTGCGAAAGGAATTAATGGAGATGCGTTCCCCGTCTCTTTCACCCGAACAATCGCAGACCGAACGGCTCACTAAATTACTCCAGGAATTAGCCAATCCGTCTTGCGATACCAATAAGCTTGCTTTTGAACTGCGTAAATTCGGCAAAAGGTCGGTTTTGGCCCTTATCGAGGCGCTGAAAAAACCGGACCCTGATTATCATACCCGGGTAGAATTGGTCTTCAGCGGACTTTTAGTGGATGATGCCACGCCCCTGTTGCTTCCTTCTCTAAAGGACCTTTCCTTGAGGATTTCTGCCGCCCGCATCCTGGGCAATCTTAAAAACTATTCAGTAGTGGATGAATTAAGCGGCTATCTCTCGGGGGATGACGATGATTTTATATTTGCCGTGGCTGAAGCGCTGGTTAAGCTGAAAGATAAAAGAGGCGTGCCGGTTTTGATTGACTTTCTCAAGAAATCAGATCCCAATAAAAGAGCTATTGCCTTTAGTCTTTTAAGTAAGATTGCCGGCGTAACACTGGATTATAAATATTATAGTAATGAGTCCGAACTTTCAAGCGGTACCAAGCGATGGGAGGAATGGTGGCTTAAAAACTCGCCAACCTTCATGTTTCCTCCTGACGATTAA